Proteins co-encoded in one Lynx canadensis isolate LIC74 chromosome C1, mLynCan4.pri.v2, whole genome shotgun sequence genomic window:
- the LOC116738222 gene encoding potassium voltage-gated channel subfamily H member 7-like yields the protein MPVRRGHVAPQNTFLGTIIRKFEGQNKKFIIANARVQNCAIIYCNDGFCEMTGFSRPDVMQKPCTCDFLHGPETKRHDIAQIAQALLGSEERKVEVTYYHKNALYLYAALVLKLRSRVVRQLQR from the exons ATGCCTGTTCGCAGGGGGCATGTGGCACCACAAAACACATTTTTGGGGACCATCATACGGAAATTTGAAGGGCAAA ATAAAAAATTTATCATTGCAAATGCCAGAGTGCAAAACTGTGCCATCATCTACTGCAACGATGGGTTCTGCGAGATGACTGGTTTCTCCAGGCCAGATGTCATGCAAAAGCCGTGCACCTGTGACTTTCTCCATGGGCCTGAGACCAAGAGACATGATATTGCCCAAATTGCCCAGGCATTGCTGGGGTCAGAGGAGAGGAAAGTGGAGGTCACCTACTATCACAAAAATG CACTGTACCTCTATGCAGCTCTGGTCCTAAAACTTAGAAGCCGTGTTGTCCGCCAGCTTCAGAGATAA